From Stenotrophomonas maltophilia, a single genomic window includes:
- the ybeY gene encoding rRNA maturation RNase YbeY produces the protein MTRGPVRLDVAVSYALPRTGLPAAVSFRKWVAAALKGRIREADLAIRVVDAKEGQSLNRHYRGKDYATNVLSFPAEMPEGLPKGVKFPLLGDLVICAPVVAREADEQGKALNAHYAHLTVHGVLHLLGWDHEDDKEAEAMEQLEREILAELGIADPYAGER, from the coding sequence ATGACCCGTGGTCCCGTGCGACTGGATGTCGCCGTCAGTTACGCCCTGCCGCGCACCGGCCTGCCGGCGGCGGTCAGCTTCCGCAAGTGGGTGGCCGCCGCACTGAAGGGTCGCATCCGCGAGGCCGACCTGGCCATCCGCGTGGTCGACGCCAAGGAGGGGCAATCACTGAACCGCCACTACCGCGGCAAGGACTACGCCACCAACGTGCTCAGCTTCCCGGCCGAAATGCCCGAAGGCCTGCCCAAGGGCGTCAAGTTCCCGTTGCTCGGCGACCTGGTGATCTGCGCGCCGGTAGTGGCCCGCGAAGCCGATGAACAGGGCAAGGCGCTCAATGCCCACTACGCGCACCTGACCGTGCACGGCGTGCTGCACCTGCTCGGCTGGGACCACGAGGACGACAAGGAAGCCGAGGCGATGGAACAGCTGGAGCGCGAGATCCTGGCCGAGCTCGGCATCGCCGATCCGTACGCCGGCGAGCGCTGA